One Jeotgalicoccus saudimassiliensis DNA window includes the following coding sequences:
- a CDS encoding SDR family NAD(P)-dependent oxidoreductase, whose protein sequence is MKYVFLTGTNRGLGEAAAKTFGDSKIISITRSKVEEAGNIHKSFSVDFSDTDALEQFVPEIFNSVDPDETDEVYLLNVAGIVDPVKAVSNVSADDMVTNYKVNVVAPTLLIQGFVNRFKDFEGEKRIVTVTSGAARSAIEGWGVYCSSKAAVNMVHGVLNKENIHQGNNIKSAVFYPGVIDTGMQEVIRASDINEFPNLDRFKEYKDTNKLAKAEDVAAALHKVVTLEDFGSEESYDVKDYI, encoded by the coding sequence ATGAAGTATGTATTTTTAACAGGTACCAACCGCGGACTCGGCGAAGCAGCTGCGAAAACTTTCGGTGACAGTAAAATTATCAGTATTACGAGAAGCAAAGTAGAGGAAGCAGGTAACATCCATAAATCATTTTCAGTGGATTTCAGTGATACCGATGCACTTGAGCAATTTGTACCTGAAATTTTCAACTCTGTAGACCCGGACGAAACTGATGAAGTGTATTTACTGAACGTTGCAGGCATTGTCGACCCGGTCAAAGCAGTCAGCAATGTGTCAGCAGATGACATGGTAACAAACTATAAAGTCAACGTTGTCGCTCCGACACTTCTTATCCAGGGCTTCGTTAACCGCTTCAAAGACTTTGAAGGCGAAAAGCGTATCGTTACTGTAACGAGCGGTGCTGCACGAAGTGCAATTGAGGGATGGGGTGTATACTGCAGTTCCAAAGCAGCTGTAAACATGGTACATGGCGTTCTTAACAAAGAAAACATCCATCAGGGCAACAACATTAAGAGTGCGGTGTTCTATCCGGGCGTTATCGATACAGGGATGCAGGAAGTCATCCGCGCATCTGATATCAATGAGTTTCCCAACCTCGACCGCTTCAAAGAGTATAAGGATACAAACAAGCTTGCAAAAGCTGAAGACGTTGCAGCAGCACTTCACAAAGTAGTGACGCTGGAAGACTTCGGCAGCGAGGAAAGCTATGATGTAAAAGATTATATCTAA
- the glnA gene encoding type I glutamate--ammonia ligase, with protein sequence MSKISKEDILKIAQEEKIGYVKLQFTDILGALKNVEIPVEQLEEALDGEIMFDGSSIEGFVRVEESDMYLKPDYNTWSIFPWSEENCRVARLICDVHNFNNEPFEGDPRSNLKRIVKEMEDMGYDAFNLGPEPEFYLFKLDKDNNPTTIVNDTSGYFDVSITDTSERCRREIAKTLKKMDFEVEMFHHEAGPSQHEISFKYSDAVTSSDNIQTFKLVAKTVARQYGLHVTFMPKPLYDEAGSGMHYNVSLFKDGTNVFYDEHDEDGLSEEMKYFMAGLLDHARGYTAICNPLVNSYKRLSTGFEAPRYIAWSGSNRTPLLRIPSTRGAGTRAEVRSLDPSANPYLATAVILRAGLSGIKNQKDLTTPVDENIFEMTSTQRKAEDVEDLPTTLYTALKALKEDEVIQDALGRHICDHFIENKNYEWKMYSAQITSWEKEQYLSQY encoded by the coding sequence ATGAGTAAAATATCTAAGGAAGATATTTTAAAGATTGCACAAGAAGAAAAAATCGGGTATGTGAAATTACAGTTCACAGATATATTAGGTGCACTTAAAAATGTGGAAATCCCTGTTGAGCAGCTGGAAGAAGCACTGGATGGGGAAATAATGTTCGATGGTTCTTCTATTGAAGGGTTTGTCCGCGTTGAAGAATCGGATATGTATTTAAAGCCTGATTATAATACTTGGAGTATTTTCCCATGGTCTGAAGAAAACTGTAGAGTTGCACGATTAATTTGCGATGTGCATAACTTCAATAACGAGCCTTTCGAAGGAGATCCGAGAAGTAATTTAAAGCGTATTGTTAAAGAAATGGAAGACATGGGTTACGATGCATTTAACCTTGGTCCGGAGCCTGAGTTCTATTTATTTAAATTGGACAAAGACAATAATCCCACTACTATCGTGAATGACACGAGCGGTTACTTTGATGTATCGATCACAGATACAAGTGAAAGATGCCGACGTGAAATAGCAAAAACACTTAAGAAAATGGATTTTGAAGTAGAAATGTTTCACCATGAAGCAGGACCCAGCCAGCATGAAATCAGTTTTAAATACAGTGATGCGGTAACGTCGAGTGATAATATTCAGACGTTTAAACTGGTGGCAAAAACAGTAGCCAGACAATACGGTCTGCATGTTACATTTATGCCTAAACCTTTATACGATGAAGCCGGAAGCGGTATGCATTATAACGTGTCGTTATTTAAAGACGGTACCAACGTTTTCTATGATGAACATGATGAAGACGGTCTGAGTGAGGAAATGAAATACTTTATGGCAGGTCTGCTTGATCACGCGCGGGGTTATACGGCAATCTGTAATCCGCTTGTAAACTCATATAAACGTCTGAGCACAGGATTCGAAGCACCGCGTTATATCGCATGGAGCGGCAGCAACCGTACACCGCTGCTCCGAATACCATCGACAAGAGGAGCAGGAACACGAGCAGAAGTCAGATCGCTGGATCCATCGGCAAATCCGTATCTTGCGACTGCAGTAATATTAAGAGCGGGCCTCAGCGGCATTAAGAATCAGAAAGACCTGACGACGCCGGTGGACGAAAATATTTTTGAAATGACAAGTACCCAACGTAAGGCGGAAGATGTCGAAGACCTGCCAACAACGTTATATACAGCGCTGAAAGCATTGAAAGAAGATGAAGTGATTCAGGATGCGCTCGGCAGGCATATATGCGACCACTTTATAGAGAACAAGAATTATGAATGGAAAATGTACAGTGCCCAGATAACGTCGTGGGAGAAAGAACAGTATTTAAGCCAGTATTAA
- a CDS encoding tryptophan-rich sensory protein, with product MSTQRKWAAGYLAAFIVMIVMNYFVGTNVGNVANSNQPIIQPAGFAFSIWGLIYILVFIWIIKQFFQKTWEDSPAYKLKYWPIINFLLNSAWILVFTQQMILASVIIIFALLITLIIMHILITSQNYSWFDRFPYSVYFAWVTVASIVNVFQLTNDNNIDSIIGLDELTWTIIMLAAAGVIGVLTALYFKDWLYPLVIIWPLYAIYSENGSDYMNLNITLLIISIVLAVSAIVVIVIKNKNEKPV from the coding sequence ATGAGTACACAGAGAAAATGGGCAGCAGGTTATTTAGCTGCTTTTATAGTAATGATAGTAATGAACTACTTTGTAGGAACAAATGTTGGAAATGTTGCGAACAGTAACCAGCCTATTATTCAGCCGGCGGGATTTGCGTTTTCCATATGGGGATTAATATATATTCTGGTATTTATATGGATAATTAAGCAGTTCTTTCAGAAAACTTGGGAAGATTCTCCAGCCTATAAATTAAAATACTGGCCAATCATTAACTTCTTACTCAACAGTGCATGGATTTTAGTATTTACTCAGCAAATGATACTGGCGTCAGTAATTATAATTTTTGCATTGCTGATTACACTAATTATTATGCATATTTTAATTACGTCTCAGAACTACAGCTGGTTTGACCGTTTTCCTTACTCTGTTTATTTTGCCTGGGTAACAGTCGCCTCTATCGTTAATGTTTTCCAATTAACGAATGATAATAATATCGATTCTATAATCGGTCTGGATGAATTAACATGGACAATTATCATGCTGGCAGCTGCAGGAGTCATTGGTGTTCTGACGGCCTTGTATTTTAAAGACTGGTTATATCCGCTCGTCATTATCTGGCCGTTATATGCTATCTATTCGGAGAATGGCAGTGATTACATGAATTTAAATATTACATTGCTGATTATCAGCATTGTACTCGCAGTTTCTGCCATTGTTGTTATTGTAATAAAAAATAAAAATGAAAAACCCGTTTAA
- a CDS encoding pyridoxamine 5'-phosphate oxidase family protein gives MEQSRVIERIEEILDESKIGVLSTAKDNVPNSRYMWFYNDGLTLYAKTNDQSPKYDELEQNPKAHILLGFNDTDNNAFVEINGSVERIDDQDTIDWLWEKQDKTFFDSKENPHLKVLKVTPDEIKIMNDDEEPVEITL, from the coding sequence GTGGAACAGTCAAGAGTTATTGAACGTATAGAAGAAATTTTAGATGAGTCAAAAATAGGTGTCTTATCCACAGCGAAAGATAATGTGCCGAATTCCCGTTATATGTGGTTTTATAATGACGGGCTGACATTGTATGCTAAAACGAATGACCAGTCGCCTAAATACGATGAACTTGAACAAAATCCGAAGGCTCATATACTCCTTGGCTTTAATGATACTGATAACAATGCATTTGTGGAAATCAACGGCAGTGTGGAACGAATTGATGACCAGGATACAATTGACTGGCTCTGGGAAAAACAGGATAAAACCTTCTTTGATTCAAAAGAAAATCCGCACCTGAAAGTTCTAAAGGTGACGCCGGACGAAATTAAAATTATGAACGATGACGAAGAACCCGTTGAAATCACACTATAG
- a CDS encoding 4a-hydroxytetrahydrobiopterin dehydratase encodes MDVKAEAKKLEGDGWELKEEKLVKKFKFDRFLDGIEFVNMLAQQAEKEQHHPGIRINYTTITVVWTTFSTHELKERDIEGAKATDKIFG; translated from the coding sequence ATGGATGTTAAGGCAGAAGCGAAAAAACTCGAAGGTGACGGCTGGGAACTGAAAGAAGAGAAACTGGTTAAAAAGTTTAAATTCGATCGTTTTCTCGACGGTATCGAGTTTGTGAATATGCTTGCCCAGCAGGCAGAGAAAGAGCAGCACCATCCCGGTATCAGAATTAATTACACCACGATAACGGTAGTATGGACAACATTCTCCACACATGAACTTAAAGAGCGTGATATCGAAGGTGCGAAGGCAACAGACAAAATCTTCGGTTAA
- a CDS encoding pyruvate kinase, translating to MNKEAVPLLEEVKQIRQQVRKDGREILERWQQREVREDYKHSLKNLASYMAFRREDHRDIQNALIPWGVSSLGRLEPNVLGNLDSVIKTLGYITGDIQDDTEYFKYPGSTDRKSLLEKNTSLLLGERDDHRHTQIMVTMPTEAAKDYELVKTLIESGMNAARINCAHDDENTWKQMINNIKEASGETGKSCRILMDISGPKVRIKTLLTSKRNPKLKADENFLLSNQEAMVLPQKVSIAINTSVPEVLKNVDIDQLIKIDDGQVEAVVTEIQDDGLICKVKKTSKPKGVKIKTEKGINFPVLDMNLNVLTEKDMTDLDFAVENADIIAFSFVKSADDMKYIEDTLQEKLPEDKKDMPIIAKIETTEAIGEIPNIIAEAASARSFGIMVARGDLAVEIGYERLSEIQEELLWICEAAHTPIIWATQVLESLIKTGIPTRSEISDVVAGARAECIMLNKGDYIVDGVKTVDDILSKSDDHNYKKTAMLRALNISKTMFE from the coding sequence ATGAATAAAGAAGCAGTACCGTTATTAGAAGAGGTAAAGCAGATACGCCAGCAAGTCAGAAAAGACGGCAGAGAAATACTGGAGCGCTGGCAGCAGAGAGAAGTCCGTGAAGATTATAAGCACAGCCTTAAAAATCTCGCTTCCTATATGGCGTTCCGACGGGAAGATCACAGGGACATACAGAATGCTTTAATACCGTGGGGTGTATCGTCACTCGGCCGTCTTGAACCCAACGTGCTCGGCAACCTCGATTCAGTAATTAAAACACTCGGTTACATTACCGGAGATATTCAGGATGATACTGAGTATTTTAAATACCCCGGCTCAACAGACCGAAAAAGTCTGCTTGAAAAAAATACCTCACTGCTGCTCGGCGAACGTGACGACCATCGTCATACGCAGATTATGGTAACGATGCCTACGGAAGCAGCGAAAGACTATGAGCTGGTTAAAACGCTGATTGAGTCCGGCATGAATGCCGCACGTATCAACTGTGCTCACGATGACGAGAATACATGGAAACAGATGATTAACAACATCAAAGAAGCGTCAGGAGAAACGGGTAAATCATGCAGAATACTGATGGATATAAGCGGACCGAAAGTCCGTATTAAAACACTGCTGACTTCTAAAAGAAATCCTAAACTGAAGGCAGACGAGAATTTTCTGCTGTCCAATCAGGAAGCAATGGTGCTCCCGCAAAAAGTCAGCATAGCGATTAACACTTCCGTGCCGGAAGTACTTAAGAATGTGGATATCGATCAGCTTATTAAAATAGATGACGGACAGGTTGAAGCTGTCGTCACGGAAATTCAGGATGACGGCTTGATATGTAAAGTAAAAAAAACATCAAAACCAAAAGGTGTTAAAATCAAAACCGAAAAAGGGATAAACTTTCCGGTCCTGGATATGAATTTAAACGTCCTTACAGAAAAAGATATGACAGATCTCGATTTCGCAGTGGAGAACGCAGATATCATCGCATTTTCATTCGTAAAAAGTGCTGATGATATGAAGTATATTGAAGATACACTGCAGGAGAAGCTCCCGGAAGATAAAAAAGATATGCCGATTATCGCTAAAATAGAAACAACAGAAGCAATTGGTGAAATACCCAATATTATTGCAGAAGCAGCATCAGCCAGATCATTTGGCATCATGGTCGCCAGGGGAGATCTTGCTGTTGAAATAGGCTATGAACGACTCAGTGAAATACAGGAAGAACTGCTGTGGATATGTGAAGCAGCCCATACACCGATTATTTGGGCGACGCAGGTGCTGGAATCGCTGATTAAAACAGGTATCCCGACACGTTCGGAAATTTCCGATGTTGTGGCCGGTGCACGTGCTGAATGTATTATGCTGAACAAAGGAGATTACATCGTCGACGGCGTGAAAACGGTCGATGATATTCTGAGTAAGAGTGATGACCATAATTATAAGAAAACAGCGATGCTCCGCGCACTGAATATATCCAAAACAATGTTTGAATAA
- a CDS encoding GtrA family protein: protein MRKLKEFTKYIMIAAVGGILDLLLFIVLHTYTDIHIQIVNLISMFTGITTNFILNYHFNFKADSKFFKRYFSFLTIGAVGFSIVSIFVFIFVQNLEWNAIFVKIGATMFATVIQYFLNRYISFRRYRA from the coding sequence ATGCGTAAACTTAAAGAATTCACTAAATATATCATGATTGCAGCAGTTGGCGGAATACTTGATTTGCTGCTGTTTATCGTACTGCATACTTATACGGATATTCATATTCAAATAGTAAATCTGATCAGTATGTTCACAGGTATCACAACAAATTTTATATTAAATTATCATTTTAACTTCAAGGCGGACAGCAAGTTTTTCAAACGCTATTTTTCATTTCTGACTATCGGTGCTGTCGGCTTTTCAATTGTTTCAATATTCGTCTTTATTTTTGTGCAAAACCTTGAATGGAATGCTATTTTTGTTAAAATAGGCGCGACGATGTTTGCGACTGTTATTCAGTATTTTTTAAACCGGTATATATCATTCCGCAGATACAGAGCATAA
- the gltS gene encoding sodium/glutamate symporter — translation MELNLVTSLFLAVIVYLIGAYLVKKIHFLDRYSIPAPVVGGLIFAVFTLIMHTAGLVTITVDTSLQSLFMIIFFTTVGLGASFKLIKLGGKLLVIYLLAASFLSIVQNTLGVSMASLLGIDPLLGLMASSPAMIGGHGGAAAFGETIDGLGVQGATTVGIAAATLGLIAGGVFGGPVARFMINKHNLKSNEPKFDAGDYEIPVQKKENKFTIDQFFIYLAIITFAMALGTYIGGIFSDLTGVILPDYVGAMFVAIVVRTLLDATQDRIPFDFDTTINDKIGAVSLGLFLSFALMSIKLWELADLALPILLIVSVHVIVIILYTMFIVYRLLGKNYDAVVMINGLIGSGLGATPTAMANMDAITSKFGSSKTAYLIVPVVGAFLIDIVNIPVIVFFINLFS, via the coding sequence ATGGAATTAAATTTAGTGACATCATTATTTTTAGCAGTGATAGTTTACCTCATCGGTGCTTACTTAGTTAAAAAAATACATTTTTTAGATAGATACTCTATACCGGCACCAGTTGTCGGCGGTCTGATTTTTGCAGTGTTCACATTGATAATGCACACTGCTGGTTTAGTTACGATAACTGTTGATACTTCTCTACAGTCTTTATTTATGATTATATTTTTTACAACAGTCGGTTTAGGTGCAAGTTTTAAACTTATTAAATTGGGTGGAAAACTACTTGTGATTTATTTACTTGCCGCAAGTTTTTTATCAATTGTACAAAATACTTTAGGTGTATCCATGGCAAGTCTGCTTGGTATAGATCCGCTGCTTGGTCTTATGGCTTCTTCTCCTGCGATGATCGGCGGGCACGGGGGTGCTGCAGCATTCGGTGAAACAATTGATGGATTAGGAGTACAGGGTGCGACAACTGTCGGGATTGCTGCGGCGACACTCGGCCTCATCGCCGGCGGCGTATTTGGCGGACCGGTTGCACGCTTTATGATTAACAAGCACAATCTTAAGAGTAACGAACCCAAGTTCGATGCTGGCGATTATGAAATTCCTGTTCAGAAAAAAGAAAATAAATTTACAATCGATCAATTCTTTATATACCTTGCCATTATTACATTCGCTATGGCGCTCGGAACGTATATTGGCGGTATCTTTTCTGATTTAACCGGAGTTATCCTGCCTGATTATGTAGGTGCAATGTTTGTGGCTATTGTTGTCAGAACACTGCTAGATGCAACACAGGACAGAATTCCATTTGATTTTGACACAACAATTAACGATAAAATCGGAGCTGTTTCATTAGGCTTGTTCCTGTCATTCGCGTTAATGAGTATAAAACTTTGGGAGCTCGCAGATCTGGCACTGCCGATTCTGCTGATTGTTTCTGTTCACGTTATCGTTATTATTCTGTATACAATGTTTATTGTCTACAGACTGCTCGGGAAAAATTATGACGCAGTAGTAATGATTAACGGACTGATAGGAAGCGGTTTAGGTGCAACACCTACAGCGATGGCTAACATGGATGCAATTACATCTAAATTCGGTTCTTCGAAGACTGCTTACTTAATCGTACCGGTCGTTGGAGCATTCCTTATTGATATCGTTAACATTCCCGTTATCGTGTTCTTTATAAATTTATTCAGTTAA
- a CDS encoding 6-pyruvoyl trahydropterin synthase family protein, translated as MNINDVKPPAEFKYFEEQVTIHKHFSFICDNRIFFSNTAFKDLKNHHYSFSIEISSPVNALGLATDFHLIDKIYDEEIGIKLDNCLLNETLPEMNTTAENISYWLFEELSARLPENDVLLKVTLYENPRQGVTITKQMTLHKFT; from the coding sequence ATGAATATTAACGATGTAAAGCCGCCTGCAGAGTTTAAGTATTTTGAAGAACAGGTAACCATTCACAAACATTTTTCGTTTATATGCGATAACCGTATATTTTTTTCTAATACTGCTTTTAAAGATTTAAAGAATCATCATTATTCTTTCAGCATTGAGATATCTTCACCTGTTAATGCTCTTGGGCTTGCGACTGATTTTCATTTAATCGATAAAATTTACGATGAAGAAATCGGCATTAAGCTGGATAACTGCCTGCTTAATGAAACGCTTCCGGAGATGAATACGACAGCAGAAAACATATCTTACTGGCTGTTTGAAGAGCTTTCTGCACGTTTGCCGGAGAATGATGTACTGCTGAAAGTAACGCTGTACGAAAATCCGAGGCAGGGTGTTACGATTACTAAACAGATGACACTTCACAAATTCACATAA
- a CDS encoding ECF transporter S component, whose protein sequence is MKKGNSLTLTDILITVVIALVFAVIYSLWDGIYTILQPFGLHLNELVYGMWFIAAIVAYLIIRKPGVALIAEFAAASGETIVLLQFDVSLIMYGLIQGLVCELVFLFFRYKSTSLMAAVLAGIAAALSTLPLDWYYGYLGHLETWNLALMFSLRILSGAIVAGWLGHLLYKALKETGVLKFVGRRADNSHEGL, encoded by the coding sequence ATGAAAAAAGGAAACAGTTTAACACTCACTGATATTTTAATTACTGTCGTTATCGCACTCGTTTTCGCTGTTATTTATTCTTTATGGGACGGAATTTATACTATTCTGCAGCCGTTCGGACTTCACTTAAATGAACTGGTTTACGGCATGTGGTTTATCGCTGCAATTGTGGCGTACTTAATTATAAGAAAGCCCGGTGTTGCACTGATTGCCGAGTTTGCAGCGGCTTCCGGGGAAACGATTGTACTGCTGCAGTTTGATGTCTCGCTGATTATGTATGGTTTAATACAGGGACTGGTTTGTGAGCTTGTATTCCTGTTCTTCAGATATAAGAGTACAAGCCTGATGGCGGCAGTTCTTGCCGGTATAGCAGCTGCTCTGTCAACGCTGCCACTCGATTGGTATTACGGTTATCTCGGACACCTTGAAACATGGAATCTGGCATTAATGTTCTCACTCAGAATTCTCAGTGGTGCGATTGTAGCCGGCTGGCTGGGTCATTTGCTCTATAAAGCTTTGAAAGAAACCGGCGTCTTAAAGTTTGTCGGTCGAAGAGCTGATAATTCACATGAAGGATTATAA